The Cryptococcus deuterogattii R265 chromosome 4, complete sequence genome segment TCTGTCGGActcttccatatccacTTCATTATCGGACCCCGTTATCTCACACCAAATTTTTCTCCGTTCTATCGTACTTTTTCACATGTATCCGCATATCAGTGTAACATATAATTTATAATTTCCAGGTACAACAGGAATAGAAACAACAAAGACTAGATCCTCAAGCCAGCACCAAACTTCTCTACACAGATAAGGTTcacttcatctttcatgTGTCTCCATATTCTCCACCATTCCCTTCCAGCCTCGCTCGTACTTTCATtcggcccttcatcctGTGCCCACTTTTCATTTATTATCACTCgcatccatctcaacaCTTCCACGACTTTCTCAACTCCATCCCCAACCTTGCCCTCGCCATCATTCAAACATTTTTTGAGAAATGCGGTCACTTTAATAGCATCCTTTTCTGCCGGCGGACTATCTTCTCTCGACTCGATCCATAACTCAATAGTCCTGAGCACATCGGGAAGCTCCGTCGAATTCATGAGGGCGGGTTTGGGAGGTCTGATGATCTTGATACTTTGTCTTTGCTGCGGCGGGACTGACCGTGATGTGGAGCGGCCCCTGTACCCGACGACACCCCCTAATTTGACAGGAGAGACACTGGTACTCGTCGCTCTCGATCTCAATCTATCCCCAGGTTGAAAGAGCGCTTGTCGGCGACGggcattttcttcttcttgaacaaTAACTTCCTTGCGTATCGCCTTCGGGAGGGCCAGCAAGACATCCAGATCGATTCCAAGAGAACGAAGGTAGGATAGAGCATACCCTTCAACAACTTGGTCCTCCTCGAGTTCCGCTTTGATGCCCGATCCTACATCTTGCGGAGACGAATAACTGGTGAGATCGACAATCGTCGACTTTTGTTGTGTGGGTTTGTCAAGCTCGATTTCGACGGTCTTGTCTCGAGCCTTTGACCAAGCACCGAACAATGGACCCTCAGCCACCATGCCAGCTTTCATCTGAACTTTTGTTTTAGGCCGTAACTGGCGTGCAATGTGAGCAGCCTCATTGGGGCCTTTGATCTTAGAGATGGCTTTTGCAGGCGAAGTATCTgcttgaggagaaggtggaagaaaagaacgTGGGGATTCAGCTTTTGGAGGAGGGctagaagaagggatggagatgacTTCCAGGGACGGTGTCCTAGTAGGCTGCACAGCAGCTGGTCTCGTAGCATCGGATTTGTTAAGAGCGTGGTCGCGGCAAACTTCAGAAGCAATAGAAGGCGGTAAAGCTGCTAAAAATTCGGGATCCAAACCATCTGTTTCTGTTTTCTGAGCTTGGCCTGGAAGCCGAGAGGGACCAGCCACAGGTTCTGCGTCAATTTTTGACTGCTTTGCGAAATTGAGAGTCCTTTGTCCCGTTGGTCTATTTTCTGTTCCTCCAGTATCAAGCTTTGTTACCTGTATACCTACTCCTCTCAGTTCAACAGGGTCAATGTTCAAGGTCCGCAAAAGTTGTACACCTTCTGCCCCTAAAATTTTCGGATCATCCGTTAGACCGCCGCCAGAAgtaggaaggagagaagaacggTTGTACGTTTCACACCAACCGTGTCCCAGGAACTAGGAACTGCCTGTCAGCAGGGCAACAACATCTCAAACCAGATGTACGCACTTTTGGTGGTTCTACAGGGGCATCTGGATGACGCTTTAATAGCTTAAGTGTGATTTGTCTGCCCTTGACACCGACATTCTTCATGCGCTTGGACACTTCGGCGGCCAGATCGCGAATATATTGCTCCGCTTGTCCTTGCGTTTGAAATCGTATTCCATACTGTCATTCTGTCAATCTTCGTGAAGACTAagggagaggtggaagtCTCACATTCATTTCAGCACTGACACTCTTCCTGACCTTATCCCCTTCTAGCTTCCTCGAGTCTATTCCCCTCAAGTAACCCCACATCATTTCACCCGTTTTCTCACCTAAAAcactcttccatcttcccttACTTATATCCAATAGTTCGCCAGCCTTTGTTGTTTTAAACGCTGCTTCTACTTTGGATTTGGTAGAGTATCCAACAGAAGGGAAATCCTCAACCGAAAGGCGATGAATAAAAGAAGGTATGGCTTCTAAAATAAGATGGTAGACACCAGCAGGCTTCGCATGTCTCGTTGCCAGCttggcaagaaggatgttATGAGCAATACCGATGCTCACTACGGAAGTGCTGCTTTGAGTCACTTTCTACTGCGGAAATCTTTCGGGCTTACCTTCGCATCCTTCTGTAACTTCCCTAACATCATCTCTGATCTTTTCTGCCAGTTCTACAGCCGgatccctttcctttcctttcttcccaatAGCTGCATCCTGTGGCAATGCTGCTCTTGCCGCCACGTGACTTGTTACATCAATGAGTGCTTCATCGACACTCACAGCCTGAAGTTCGTCGGCGTAAGCCATCAAAACGGTGTAAAAAGCTAATGAAAACTTTTTATATCTTTCAAATTCGTATCTGACAAGGTGTCAGGGCCAGTAGGTGGAGAAACTTTGGAAAAGAGCACTTACGGCATTGTTTGGAGGTCGGGTCCTACTAATTGCCTGGCCCTGCCCAAGCTCATTCCATTTCGGactcccttctccctcgcTTCATAGGAACAGCTTGCAATTTCAGAAGTACTTCCCGCACCCCTTCCTGATGAGTGACACACCACCGTAGGCTTGCCCTTAAGGTATGGGCGGGTTGCGAGACCGCATGAGACAAAAAAAGCATCAAAGTCGACATGAAATATGACGCGGTCGGCGGAACCAGATGGTACtgcaggaagaggaatggacGGCAAAACGGATTTGGCGAGAGAATGAATGGCCTGACCGCTCTCTTCGGCCCCTTCAGCGAGTTCCTTAACTTCAGCTTTCGTCAAGGCTTCTTCAGATCTCTTTTGTGCGTCCCTGACAAGCACCTTTAACTCAGCCTTCCAGGTGGACAAATGATGCAATCTGCTATTTTGATAGTAGCCATCGATAAAACCTCCAGCATTTCCCTGCTCGGCGGTATTTTGTGCTCGCCATGCGTCCGATTGAAGGGCCTTTGCGGCATGTTCATTAGACTCCGTTTTGTAGTAATGTTCCCATGCTCCTTCGGGTTTTTGAATTTTTGGAGATATCGGTGCTGGAGAAGCGggggatggtggtggttgGCCAGGGGAGATAGGAATAGGTGCGTGACGTTGGCTCCGGGGGGTTAAAAGGCGCTGAAGCTGCACGGGAACGGGCTTCTTGGGCGTAACAATGACCTAGTCCTTTCATCAATAGCTGAATAAATAATGAACCGGAAAAGTGCTTACAACATCCGATGGTGTGCTATATTCtgtatcttcatccacagGAGCAGCCAATTTTGTATCTTTGTAATCAATACTTaattcttctgctgcttccCCAAGATCCTGcttggctttggctttTTGGGCAAAGAATCTTTCTAAACTTTTTGTGCCCGCTTCTGTCCCCCCACCATCAGGTTGcagcctccacttcctccaatCTAATAGCTTGTCCTGCTGACAGCTTTCAACCACCCACCCCTCTTTCACGACCTTGTACCTTTTAAATTCTTCAtgcttcttcaaagtcaaCACAGGTGCAATGATATAGTCGACCATCGTTTTGTTCCTCAAGACAGGGTAGACAGTCCCACCGCGTTGAAGCAAAAGCTTTCGCAATTGCTCCATTGAAGGTTGGGTATTCCCGTTGATATGAAAGGACAATCCCGTGAATATCTGAGGAAGTGTCTTAGAGCTTGCTGAGACTGCAATGCTGGCATTCTGCACTTGAACTTTGATCTCTTTTTTGCGCATGTAATCTCCTATATCCCCGAATCTGTTCGGCGCATACTCCGGGTTCGCCAAGTAAGCCTGTGGATCATCGGGGTCAATGTCCTGGGGATTGGGGAGGAATGTTAGGCCATGATCCGGTGATCTTGTGGAATTGCGAGGGCGTTTGGGCAATGGCGGGTGATCCTGTTCGCCAGAGGAAGC includes the following:
- a CDS encoding DNA repair protein REV1 produces the protein MPTPENKPAEKNPGPSSSFPISSPSFWAEAATISIPTVDHKRSRSSPVEADTGEASSGEQDHPPLPKRPRNSTRSPDHGLTFLPNPQDIDPDDPQAYLANPEYAPNRFGDIGDYMRKKEIKVQVQNASIAVSASSKTLPQIFTGLSFHINGNTQPSMEQLRKLLLQRGGTVYPVLRNKTMVDYIIAPVLTLKKHEEFKRYKVVKEGWVVESCQQDKLLDWRKWRLQPDGGGTEAGTKSLERFFAQKAKAKQDLGEAAEELSIDYKDTKLAAPVDEDTEYSTPSDVVIVTPKKPVPVQLQRLLTPRSQRHAPIPISPGQPPPSPASPAPISPKIQKPEGAWEHYYKTESNEHAAKALQSDAWRAQNTAEQGNAGGFIDGYYQNSRLHHLSTWKAELKVLVRDAQKRSEEALTKAEVKELAEGAEESGQAIHSLAKSVLPSIPLPAVPSGSADRVIFHVDFDAFFVSCGLATRPYLKGKPTVVCHSSGRGAGSTSEIASCSYEAREKGVRNGMSLGRARQLVGPDLQTMPYEFERYKKFSLAFYTVLMAYADELQAVSVDEALIDVTSHVAARAALPQDAAIGKKGKERDPAVELAEKIRDDVREVTEGCEVSIGIAHNILLAKLATRHAKPAGVYHLILEAIPSFIHRLSVEDFPSVGYSTKSKVEAAFKTTKAGELLDISKGRWKSVLGEKTGEMMWGYLRGIDSRKLEGDKVRKSVSAEMNYGIRFQTQGQAEQYIRDLAAEVSKRMKNVGVKGRQITLKLLKRHPDAPVEPPKFLGHGWCETYNRSSLLPTSGGGLTDDPKILGAEGVQLLRTLNIDPVELRGVGIQVTKLDTGGTENRPTGQRTLNFAKQSKIDAEPVAGPSRLPGQAQKTETDGLDPEFLAALPPSIASEVCRDHALNKSDATRPAAVQPTRTPSLEVISIPSSSPPPKAESPRSFLPPSPQADTSPAKAISKIKGPNEAAHIARQLRPKTKVQMKAGMVAEGPLFGAWSKARDKTVEIELDKPTQQKSTIVDLTSYSSPQDVGSGIKAELEEDQVVEGYALSYLRSLGIDLDVLLALPKAIRKEVIVQEEENARRRQALFQPGDRLRSRATSTSVSPVKLGGVVGYRGRSTSRSVPPQQRQSIKIIRPPKPALMNSTELPDVLRTIELWIESREDSPPAEKDAIKVTAFLKKCLNDGEGKVGDGVEKVVEVLRWMRVIINEKWAQDEGPNESTSEAGREWWRIWRHMKDEVNLICVEKFGAGLRI